A genomic region of Oncorhynchus mykiss isolate Arlee chromosome 4, USDA_OmykA_1.1, whole genome shotgun sequence contains the following coding sequences:
- the LOC110522545 gene encoding brain-enriched guanylate kinase-associated protein-like isoform X2 has product MRLCVSTKGSSLQEQKEDLRKRLSYTTHKLELLESEFDSTRQYLETELRRAQEELDKFTDKLRRIQSSYSALQRINQDLEDKIQRNSQHHDNEKRALSREIIVLNNHLMEAKLTIEKLQEDNDLYRKDCNLAAQLLQCNKSHYRTQLSELPAEFQERVTMHMDGSPLCHTVYTDSVPASVIAKVLEKPDEACSGSQASSSPSPQHQDQGFLLDTLDRDERLGLRAAYKSDLYSSDTALYCPVDQNRERRPSMDVHSQRKLLYGPKISTDSNPEEGTLLGLRSGFSQECFAKFPTSLGPASGSSYSSFSGGGSDDNKGNGPPSSTASSPHHHSLYMDWRDGGDYERKSDSSWEKDSPSGGGFAKVHAVFQQAGDHGGAHHQNGSSPVYSRTMSSCFSEPYEPLPPSSSPSVAYGDSRRSSTLAPEEEEPIGRWRQLSAEDLNSHSYCSPGRASPYSFSEQHFSVRPAKIRLGPLYSSFQEGPDYYQGGVGPIMDPPVCFSTPSPECSPVGGLRQSHQSHNQQAHQTHLYRAKEDNQESEHILYHSGSPENREGSFDVAGAGGGCGGAGQTNEYVDISPNSSNESLNQRSLEMAAELQQHYQSEMQPPSPPQGSPPPPPPPPCPPPPQYHNFGTLGLSRKDSLTKAQLYGTLLN; this is encoded by the exons CTCTTTGCAGGAACAGAAAGAGGACCTCCGGAAGCGTCTGTCCTACACCACCCACAAGCTGGAGCTGCTAGAGAGCGAGTTTGACTCCACCCGACAGTACCTGGAGACAGAGCTACGCCGTGCTCAGGAGGAACTCGACAAGTTCACCGACAAACTACGCAG AATACAAAGCAGCTACTCAGCACTGCAGAGGATCAACCAGGACCTGGAGGATAAGATCCAAAGAAAT TCTCAGCACCATGACAACGAGAAGAGAGCCCTGAGCAGAGAGATCATCGTGCTCAACAACCACCTGATGGAGGCCAAGCTGACCATTGAAAAACTACAAGAGGACAAT GACCTGTACAGGAAGGACTGTAACCTGGCCGCCCAGCTGCTCCAGTGCAACAAGTCCCATTATAGGACCCAGCTTTCTGAG ttacCTGCTGAATTCCAGGAACGAGTGACCATGCACATGGATGGCTCACCTCTTTGCCACACCGTCTACACTGACTCCGTCCCCGCCTCCGTCATCGCCAAGGTATTGGAGAAGCCCGACGAGGCCTGCAGCGGCAGCCAAGCTTCCAGTTCGCCTAGCCCCCAGCACCAGGACCAAGGCTTCCTCCTGGACACCCTGGACAGAGACGAGCGCCTGGGCCTCCGGGCAGCATACAAGTCAGACCTGTACAGCAGTGACACAGCCCTCTATTGCCCGGTCGATCAGAACCGCGAACGCAGGCCAAGCATGGACGTCCACAGCCAGAGGAAGCTGCTCTACGGCCCCAAGATCTCCACGGACAGTAACCCAGAGGAGGGTACCTTGTTGGGGCTGAGGTCTGGCTTCTCCCAGGAGTGCTTCGCCAAGTTCCCCACCTCTCTGGGCCCCGCCTCAGGCAGCTCCTACTCCAGCTTCAGCGGAGGGGGCTCAGATGACAACAAAGGCAATGGCCCTCCCAGCAGCACAgcctcctctccccaccaccaCTCCCTCTACATGGactggagggatgggggagactATGAGAGGAAGAGCGACTCCTCCTGGGAGAAGGACAGTCCTAGCGGTGGAGGCTTCGCCAAGGTCCACGCTGTCTTCCAGCAGGCCGGCGATCATGGTGGAGCACACCACCAGAACGGCAGCTCACCCGTCTACAGCCGCACCATGTCCTCGTGCTTCAGCGAGCCCTAcgaacccctccctccctcctcctcaccaagCGTTGCCTACGGAGACAGCCGCCGCAGCAGCACACTGGCACCAGAGGAGGAGGAGCCGATTGGCCGCTGGAGACAGCTGAGCGCGGAGGATCTAAACTCCCACTCGTACTGCTCGCCCGGTCGGGCCTCGCCCTACAGCTTCTCTGAGCAGCACTTCTCAGTTCGGCCTGCCAAGATCCGCCTTGGACCCCTCTACAGCAGCTTCCAGGAGGGGCCCGACTACTACCAGGGAGGGGTAGGACCCATCATGGACCCCCCGGTGTGCTTCTCCACGCCCAGCCCCGAGTGCAGCCCTGTGGGGGGCCTCCGTCAGTCCCATCAGTCCCACAACCAGCAGGCCCACCAGACCCATCTCTACCGGGCCAAGGAGGACAACCAGGAGTCGGAGCACATCCTTTACCACTCAGGGAGCCCCGAAAACAGGGAGGGCAGCTTTGATGTGGCGGGGGctgggggaggatgtggaggagcgGGACAGACCAACGAGTACGTGGACATCAGCCCCAACAGCTCCAATGAGTCCCTAAACCAGAGGTCCCTGGAGATGGCTGCCGAACTGCAGCAGCACTACCAGTCCGAGATGCAGCCCCCTTCGCCCCCCCAGGGCAGTCCACCACCGCCCCCGCCACCACCTTGTCCCCCTCCACCGCAGTATCACAATTTTGGCACATTGGGACTTTCGAGAAAGGACAGTCTCACCAAAGCCCAGCTGTATGGAACACTTCTGAACTGA
- the LOC110522545 gene encoding brain-enriched guanylate kinase-associated protein-like isoform X1, translating to MKKIYIGKTALKVSRNGSKHQKKSSLQEQKEDLRKRLSYTTHKLELLESEFDSTRQYLETELRRAQEELDKFTDKLRRIQSSYSALQRINQDLEDKIQRNSQHHDNEKRALSREIIVLNNHLMEAKLTIEKLQEDNDLYRKDCNLAAQLLQCNKSHYRTQLSELPAEFQERVTMHMDGSPLCHTVYTDSVPASVIAKVLEKPDEACSGSQASSSPSPQHQDQGFLLDTLDRDERLGLRAAYKSDLYSSDTALYCPVDQNRERRPSMDVHSQRKLLYGPKISTDSNPEEGTLLGLRSGFSQECFAKFPTSLGPASGSSYSSFSGGGSDDNKGNGPPSSTASSPHHHSLYMDWRDGGDYERKSDSSWEKDSPSGGGFAKVHAVFQQAGDHGGAHHQNGSSPVYSRTMSSCFSEPYEPLPPSSSPSVAYGDSRRSSTLAPEEEEPIGRWRQLSAEDLNSHSYCSPGRASPYSFSEQHFSVRPAKIRLGPLYSSFQEGPDYYQGGVGPIMDPPVCFSTPSPECSPVGGLRQSHQSHNQQAHQTHLYRAKEDNQESEHILYHSGSPENREGSFDVAGAGGGCGGAGQTNEYVDISPNSSNESLNQRSLEMAAELQQHYQSEMQPPSPPQGSPPPPPPPPCPPPPQYHNFGTLGLSRKDSLTKAQLYGTLLN from the exons ATGAAAAAGATATATATCGGCAAAACGGCCCTAAAAGTCTCCCGAAATGGCAGTAAACATCAGAAAAAGAG CTCTTTGCAGGAACAGAAAGAGGACCTCCGGAAGCGTCTGTCCTACACCACCCACAAGCTGGAGCTGCTAGAGAGCGAGTTTGACTCCACCCGACAGTACCTGGAGACAGAGCTACGCCGTGCTCAGGAGGAACTCGACAAGTTCACCGACAAACTACGCAG AATACAAAGCAGCTACTCAGCACTGCAGAGGATCAACCAGGACCTGGAGGATAAGATCCAAAGAAAT TCTCAGCACCATGACAACGAGAAGAGAGCCCTGAGCAGAGAGATCATCGTGCTCAACAACCACCTGATGGAGGCCAAGCTGACCATTGAAAAACTACAAGAGGACAAT GACCTGTACAGGAAGGACTGTAACCTGGCCGCCCAGCTGCTCCAGTGCAACAAGTCCCATTATAGGACCCAGCTTTCTGAG ttacCTGCTGAATTCCAGGAACGAGTGACCATGCACATGGATGGCTCACCTCTTTGCCACACCGTCTACACTGACTCCGTCCCCGCCTCCGTCATCGCCAAGGTATTGGAGAAGCCCGACGAGGCCTGCAGCGGCAGCCAAGCTTCCAGTTCGCCTAGCCCCCAGCACCAGGACCAAGGCTTCCTCCTGGACACCCTGGACAGAGACGAGCGCCTGGGCCTCCGGGCAGCATACAAGTCAGACCTGTACAGCAGTGACACAGCCCTCTATTGCCCGGTCGATCAGAACCGCGAACGCAGGCCAAGCATGGACGTCCACAGCCAGAGGAAGCTGCTCTACGGCCCCAAGATCTCCACGGACAGTAACCCAGAGGAGGGTACCTTGTTGGGGCTGAGGTCTGGCTTCTCCCAGGAGTGCTTCGCCAAGTTCCCCACCTCTCTGGGCCCCGCCTCAGGCAGCTCCTACTCCAGCTTCAGCGGAGGGGGCTCAGATGACAACAAAGGCAATGGCCCTCCCAGCAGCACAgcctcctctccccaccaccaCTCCCTCTACATGGactggagggatgggggagactATGAGAGGAAGAGCGACTCCTCCTGGGAGAAGGACAGTCCTAGCGGTGGAGGCTTCGCCAAGGTCCACGCTGTCTTCCAGCAGGCCGGCGATCATGGTGGAGCACACCACCAGAACGGCAGCTCACCCGTCTACAGCCGCACCATGTCCTCGTGCTTCAGCGAGCCCTAcgaacccctccctccctcctcctcaccaagCGTTGCCTACGGAGACAGCCGCCGCAGCAGCACACTGGCACCAGAGGAGGAGGAGCCGATTGGCCGCTGGAGACAGCTGAGCGCGGAGGATCTAAACTCCCACTCGTACTGCTCGCCCGGTCGGGCCTCGCCCTACAGCTTCTCTGAGCAGCACTTCTCAGTTCGGCCTGCCAAGATCCGCCTTGGACCCCTCTACAGCAGCTTCCAGGAGGGGCCCGACTACTACCAGGGAGGGGTAGGACCCATCATGGACCCCCCGGTGTGCTTCTCCACGCCCAGCCCCGAGTGCAGCCCTGTGGGGGGCCTCCGTCAGTCCCATCAGTCCCACAACCAGCAGGCCCACCAGACCCATCTCTACCGGGCCAAGGAGGACAACCAGGAGTCGGAGCACATCCTTTACCACTCAGGGAGCCCCGAAAACAGGGAGGGCAGCTTTGATGTGGCGGGGGctgggggaggatgtggaggagcgGGACAGACCAACGAGTACGTGGACATCAGCCCCAACAGCTCCAATGAGTCCCTAAACCAGAGGTCCCTGGAGATGGCTGCCGAACTGCAGCAGCACTACCAGTCCGAGATGCAGCCCCCTTCGCCCCCCCAGGGCAGTCCACCACCGCCCCCGCCACCACCTTGTCCCCCTCCACCGCAGTATCACAATTTTGGCACATTGGGACTTTCGAGAAAGGACAGTCTCACCAAAGCCCAGCTGTATGGAACACTTCTGAACTGA